In Planctomycetota bacterium, the DNA window CCCGTTCCCCCTTGCCCATGGCCCTGCCGCGGAGCGGCGGCATGACCATCCTCAACCCGCTCATCCTGGGCTTCGGGCTCGCGGCCGTTGCGATCCCGATCCTGATCCACCTGCTGATGCGGCGGCGGCGCAAGCCCGTGCAGTGGGCCGCGATGCGCTTCTTGCTCGAGGCGATCCGCAAGCGACGCCGGCGGCTCCAGCTGGAACGCTGGCTGCTGCTGGCCACGCGCTGCCTCGCGCTGGCGCTGCTCGCCTTCGCCCTCGGGCGGCCGCTGCTGGGCGCGGCGGGGCTGCTGGGCGGGGGGCCGGTGACGCTCTACTTGCTGGTGGACAACTCGATCGCCGGCGACGCGCGGGACGCCGCCGGCACCGCCGCCCTGGAGCGGCACAAGGCGGCCGCCCTCGACCTGCTGCGGTCGCTGCGGAGCGGCCGGGGCGATCGCGTGGCGATCATCCCCTTGGCCGGCCCGCTCGGCGCCGACGCCACTGCCGCCGAGCGGGGCTCGGGCCTGCCCGCATCGGCGGACTTCGGCGCGGTGCAGTCGCTGGTGGAGGCGGTGCCACAGACCGAGGCCGCCGCCGACGCCGAGGGCGCGCTGCGGCTGGTGGCCGCCGACATCGCCCGCGAGGAGGCCGAGGGGCTGCCGCGGGGCCGGCGGGTCGTCGCGCTGCTGGCCGACGCGGCGGCCGGCGTGTACGACGTGTCGACCGCGACCGAGCCCATCGATGCTGGCGGGATCGCGCTGCTCGCCAGCTGGCGTCCGTCCGCCGACGCCGCACCGGGCAACACCGGCATCGCGGCCATCGAGCCCATCCGCCCGGTCGTCGTCGTGGGCGAGGGCGACGCCGTCGCGCAGGCCGCGCCCGTCCGCGTCACCGTCGAGCGCTCGGGCGACCTGGTCGACCTCGAGCGGACCGCGACCGTGCGGGTCCGCTTCGTGGATGAGCGTGGGCCGGCGGTGTGGGTCGACGGCGCCGTGCGGCTGCGGCCGGGCGAGCGGCGGGGCGCGGTGGTGCTCGACGCACCGCTGTCGGGGCGGCCCCGCGGCCTGGCCTACGTCGAGGCCATCCTGGCCGAGCGCGACGCGCTGCCCGCCGACGACCGCGCGACCACGCCCGTGGAGGTCCGCCGGCAGCTGACGGTGGCGCTCATCGCACCCGCGTCGGTCGACGACGGCGGCTTCGACCCCTCCGAACCAATCGACTGGCTGCGCGTCGTGCTCGCGCCCGAAGCCACCGGCGAGGGCGACGCGCTCGCCGACGTCGCCTTCCGCGTCATCGATCCCGCGCTCATCGACGCGGCGCGGCTGCTCCGCGTCGATGCCGCCTTCGTGCTGCGGCCCTCGGCGGTGCGGCCCCGCGGGTGGCGGACGCTGGCCGAGTGGGCGGCCGCCGGCGGGCTGGTCGCCCTGTTCCCCGATCCCGATGCCACGGCGGCGGCGTGGCAGCGCGAGGCGATGCGCGCCCTCGGGCTGCCCTGGAGCATGGGCCCCGACGCCGCCGAGCACGAGGCGCCACGCACCCTCGCCGTGCCGGCCACCGACGATCCCGCGGGCCTGCTGCGGCTGGTCGAGGGCGAACTGCCCGACCTGCTGCGGCCGGTCTCGGTCTTCCGCTCGATGCCGCTGTCGGCGGGCGGCGGCGACGGCGGAGCCATGCTCGTCTTCGAAGACGGCCAGCCCGCGGCGCTCGCCGGCCGCCCGGGGGCAAGCAGCACCACAACCGGCGCCGCCACGGGCCGTGCGGGCCGCGGCGTGGTGGTGGCCTTCGCCGTGCCGCTGTCGGCCGACTGGACCGATCTGCCCGCGCGGCCCGTCGTCGTGCCGCTGGTGCAGGAGCTCGTCCGCGCGGGCGTCGGCGTGGCGCGCGGGGCCCGCGTCGCGGTCGCGGGAGACCGCCCCGCCGCGCCGCCGGCCGCCGCCCTCCTGCGCGCCACCCGAGACGATGCCAGACCGCCCCAGCCCGACGTCGCCGTGCAGGACGGCGCGGGCGTGCGGCCCATCCGCCGCGCGGGCACCTGGACGGCCCTCGACGCCTCGCTGCGGCCGCTCGGGCTGGTCTCGGTCACCCCCGACGTCGCCGGCGCCAACCGCGACGCCGTGGCGCGGGCCCAGGTCGGCGGGTGGCTGGGCGACCTCGCGGGCGGCGAGCCCATGTGGCTCGGCGAGGACGGCGGGCTCGACCCCGCCGACGCGCTGGCCGAGAGCGAGCCGCGGACGCCCATCAGCTTCGCGCTGCTCGTGGCGGCGCTCGCGCTGCTGGCGATCGAGACGATCCTCGCGCGGCTGTTCAGCCACGCCGACGCCCTGGAGCAACGGCCCGCCGCACCGGGGCTGGGGGTGGCGGCATGAACGCGTGGACGCCGCTCGTGGGCGCGCTCTCGCGGGTGTTCGGCCTGCGGGAGCTTGGCTTCGGCGACGAGGGCGTGGCGCTCGCGTTCGAGCGTCCGCTGCCCGGTTGGGGCTGGACGCTCGCCATCGCCGGCTGCATCGCGCTGGCGGCCTGGAGCTACCGCCGGCTGGATGCACCGAGACCCGCCCGATACGCACTGGCGGCGCTGCGGCTGCTGACGCTCGCGCTCGTGGTGCTGCTGGTCACCGGCCCCAAGCTCGAACGCCCCAACGAGCGCGTCGAGCGCGACTGGGTGGTCGTGCTCGTCGACCGATCCGTGTCGATGCGGGTGGCCGACGCGCCCATGGTCGGCGGCGCGGGGCCGCGGGCGACCCGCGAAGAGCAGCTGCGGGCCGCCATCGAGCGGCACTGGCCAACCTTTGCGGGCATCGCGGAGGATCGCGAGCTGGTGTGGCTCGGCTTCGATGCGGCGGCGTTCCAGCTGCCGCTGGATCCGGCCGCCGGCGAAGACCCGGGCGCGCTGGCCCCGCCCGACGGGCGGCGCACGGCGCTCGGCGCGGCGCTCACCGCCGCCGTCGGGCGTGCCGCGGCGCGGCCGCTATCGGCGATCGTCGTGCTCAGCGACGGCCGCTCGGTCGACCGCCCGCGGACCGCGACGCTCCGCCGCCTCGCCGGCGAGCGCGTGCCGGTGCACGTGGTGCCGCTGGGCAGCCCGAGCGAGGCCACCGACGTCGCGGTGGTCCAGGCCGTCGGCCCCGAGGCCGCCTTCGCCCGCGACCAGATCCCCGTTGCCGTCACGCTCGAACGCCGCGGGCCTGCGGCGGCCTCGGGCGGCGTGCTGCGGCTGCTCGACGCGCGCACAGGGCAGGTCATCGACGAGCAGCGGATCGACCCCACCGACCCCCGGTGGGACGCCGACGCCATCGAGGCCACGCTCACCGGCGCCTGGCCCGCCGACGGCGAGGTCCGCTGGGCGGCCCGCTTCGTGCCCGACACGCCCGACCTGCTGCAGGAGAACGACGCAGCCACGCTCGACATCCGCATCGTCGATCGCCCGTTGCGGGTGCTCTATATCGACGGCACGCCGCGGTGGGAGCGCCGCTTCCTGACGCAGATGCTGCTCCGCGAGAGCAGCATCGAATCCAGCTCGATGCTGCTCGCCTCGCGGCGGTCGTTCATCGAAGAGGGCAACGTCACCATCGGCTTCCCGCCCAGCCGCGACGAGGACTGGGCCGAGTACGACGTCATCGTGCTCGGCGACGTCCGCTCCACGCTCTTCAGCACCGAGCAGCTCGACCAGATCCGCGAGCACGTCGCCGCCCGCGGCGCGGGACTCTTGTGGATCGGCGGCGAGGCATCGACGCCGGCGAGCTGGCGGGGGACGCCGCTCGAGGACCTGCTGCCGTTCCGCCTCGACGAGGGGCGCGGCGTCGGCCGCGTTCCCGGCGATGTCGTGCTCGCTCGCACCGACGCGGGCGAGCGCCTGGGCGTGCTGCGGCTCGACGAGCAGCTCGCCGGCTGGCCGGACTACCTGAGCGATCCGGCGACGGGCTGGTCGCGGCTGCGGTGGGCCCAGCGCATCGCCGAGGGGGCGCTCAAGCCCACGACCGAGATCCTCGCCACGCTGCGCGACGCCCGCGGCCCGGCGCCGGCGTCGGCCGACGCCACCACGCCCGGCGTGCTCACCATGCCCTACGGCGCGGGCCGCGTGGTCTACGTCGCCACCGACGAGATCTGGCGGTATCGCTACGGCCGGGGCGAGCCGCTCTTCGAGCGCTTCTATCTGCCGCTGATCCGGCTGCAGGCCCGGGGCCGGCTGGCGCGCTCGGGCGTGGACGCCGCGCTCGCCGTCGCGCCGAGGCCCGCC includes these proteins:
- a CDS encoding BatA domain-containing protein; translation: MTILNPLILGFGLAAVAIPILIHLLMRRRRKPVQWAAMRFLLEAIRKRRRRLQLERWLLLATRCLALALLAFALGRPLLGAAGLLGGGPVTLYLLVDNSIAGDARDAAGTAALERHKAAALDLLRSLRSGRGDRVAIIPLAGPLGADATAAERGSGLPASADFGAVQSLVEAVPQTEAAADAEGALRLVAADIAREEAEGLPRGRRVVALLADAAAGVYDVSTATEPIDAGGIALLASWRPSADAAPGNTGIAAIEPIRPVVVVGEGDAVAQAAPVRVTVERSGDLVDLERTATVRVRFVDERGPAVWVDGAVRLRPGERRGAVVLDAPLSGRPRGLAYVEAILAERDALPADDRATTPVEVRRQLTVALIAPASVDDGGFDPSEPIDWLRVVLAPEATGEGDALADVAFRVIDPALIDAARLLRVDAAFVLRPSAVRPRGWRTLAEWAAAGGLVALFPDPDATAAAWQREAMRALGLPWSMGPDAAEHEAPRTLAVPATDDPAGLLRLVEGELPDLLRPVSVFRSMPLSAGGGDGGAMLVFEDGQPAALAGRPGASSTTTGAATGRAGRGVVVAFAVPLSADWTDLPARPVVVPLVQELVRAGVGVARGARVAVAGDRPAAPPAAALLRATRDDARPPQPDVAVQDGAGVRPIRRAGTWTALDASLRPLGLVSVTPDVAGANRDAVARAQVGGWLGDLAGGEPMWLGEDGGLDPADALAESEPRTPISFALLVAALALLAIETILARLFSHADALEQRPAAPGLGVAA